The window aaaaacctccccttccaccccttgttgctggaagaGGCACCCCCGACTCGAAAAcccgttcaggctgataagaaataGCCCCACGAACCCTTGCAGAGGCGATAGCAGGAGAGAAAGAGGTTAAGGGTAGGGGTGATATTAGCATAATGGCATTCCCCCAGGAAAGCCACCAGGTAACGCCAAGAGTTCGACACCACCTGAGACGACGAAATCCGCCAGAAAGACAGGCAGGACACTATGAGGGGATGAAGAGGAAAACGTAAACCCGCCTCAAGGGCGTCAAGGGTCAGAGCGAACCCCTTCGGAAGCGGGTCATACGCACGTTGGCCCGACTCGGGAGCGCTAAGAATATGGTCCTCCGGGATACCGTAGCGCGCCCGGAGCTCCTCCAGCGAGGCCCCGCTCACGGTGGAATCaatgtcgtgcggccacatcagagCCTCAAGGGCTCGTGCCGCTTCTCCATCAGAAGATCCAGCGGGGGACGGAGGGAGATTTCCCTTCCCGGCTTCGAGGACGCAAAGGGAAGAAGAGGACGGAGAGGAAGGAGGGGAAGAAGGGGGCGACATCTCAACTGACCTTAAAGGAGAAAAAGAGTACGTAGAAGCCTAGGAAGGGGATTAGGGAGGCGACAGCATAACTCGAAGGAGAAAACACGGCGATGAAAAACAAAGGCGGAGTCGGACCTCCGCTATTTGAAGGGGATAGCTCGTCAGAACCAACGCCCCTTCGCTTCCCGAGAACGGGCGGCAGCTCACTCGCGCGCATAACCGTCCCGTCGCATCGGGAGACCCCCAAAGGCGCTCCGCATTAATGAAGGCCTGATATGGCAGCCAGTGGCAGTGCGGTGCGAAATACGAAGACACCCAATCATATCAGCCTCGAAAACTGGCAACCCCCAAAAGAGGCAGCCCGTCACtttccgaaaaaaaaaaaaaaaaaaaaccacaccTGTGCAgtcaccccgcttgcgttgtgctcctcggccttcggctcacctgcgcggtcaccccgcctgcgttgtgctcctcggccttcggctcacctgcgcggtcaccccgcctgcgttgtgctcctcggccttcggctCACCTGTGCGAtcaccccgcctacgttgtgctcctcgaccttcagcacacctgcgcggccaccccgcctacgttgtgctcctcgcccctcggctctacgcctcccgagaccacacctgtgcggtcaccccgcctgcgttgtgctcctcggcctttggctcacctgcgcggtcaccctgccTGCGTTGTGTTCCTCGACCTTCGGCACACctgtgcggtcaccccgcctgcgttatgCTCCTcgcccctcggctctacgcctcccgagaccacaactgtgcggtcaccccgcctgcgttgtgctcctcggccttcgtctcacctgtgcggtcaccccgcctgcgttgtgctcctcggccttcggctcacctgcgcggtcaccccgcctgcgttgtgctcctcggccttcggctcacctgcgcggtcaccccgcctgcattgtgctcctcggccttcggctcacttgcgtggtcaccccgcctgcgttgtgctcctcggccttcggctCACCTGTGCGGTtaccccgcctacgttgtgctcctcggccttcggctcacctgtgcggtcaccccgcctgcgttgtgctcctcggccttcggctcacctgtgcggtcacccctcctgcgttgtgctcctcggccttcggctcacctgtgcggtcaccccgcctgcgttgtgctcctcggccttcggctcacctgcgcggtcaccccgcctgcgttgtgctcaccGGCCCTCGATTCCGTGCcttccgagaccacacctgcgcggtcaccctacCTGGTTTTGCGATCCCCGAGTCCAACTCTGCTCGACTCCCTGACTGAGTTGCGCGCCTCGGTCCCATGCTGCGCAAGACGcgtccgcgcggccagcccgcccgcatCGAACGTCCCGGATCCACACAAGCAGCCCACCTGGAgtgagaagccatgcatcggactccccgcCTATAAAaatcgacgcatagctccttttggGGGGGGGGAGTATGATCGGGgtaaaaactgatttgacataacaTCCCGAGATTGGACGTAATAGACCCCCACGTCAGACATCCCTGTGCGGCGCACTGCATCAGGAAGCGAGCATTAACACAGACGTGACATGCACCCACGCCCAAACGACCTCCTCGGCCGATCCCTCATGACCGGTTGAGGCATGGGGGGAGGCGTCGACTGACACTCCCCATACCCTACAGCAGCTCGACcatccacgcaacgcccacgatgACGGCAGACGGCATCAGAAGTACGGACCAGCTCTggcaggatggcacatcaggtaacatcaaacccgccTATAAATACCTCCTGGCCCCCAACGAGCCAAGGGGAGAGGACCTCACTCAAAAACGCCACGCGCCATcgttgacttgatcgtcggaggggtcgggccgagccaccgatccgacctttgtgcaggttgaCGACATCGCCGAACCTGATCGTCGCTGCGGACCTCCCAGCCAGACCCCCTGCGTCAGCCACCACAAGATCCCAAGGGGAGCTGTGTCTGATCCTGACCACTTGGAGCCCTGGACCAGCCGCGTTGACTCCGAGATCACGACTAAAAAAGTTACTTTCCGTAACATGTGCTTCGAAACCTACAGGGCGAGAAGAATCAATTATTCTCCCAGAAATCATTTCATAAGGTACATAAATTCGCATGACTACATTTTCTAGCACATCGAAACTTGCAATGGCAAAAAACTCGATCTTTTCTATCAGAAAGATACAACAAGTCCAAGACCGACAACCGCCACACCCGAAGAGCTTGTGGTAAAATCCAATCGAAAAGATCGAGCAAAGCCGATCCGACGTAGTTCACAAGTCGAGCGATCAAGAAAGGAACCGAAGGAAGCAAGATATTTACCTTTTCTTCGTCCTGCGTCTGCTTCCGCCTCGTGGGCCGTGCCGCTTCGTCCAGCTATTCCGCATGCTCGAGTTCGGGTTCCGCATCCGCCACCGGAGAGCGATGGATCGTAATCGAAACCCACGGGGAGCGAATCGTCGGGCTTCCAGCAAATCTAAGTGGGATTAACGAGTGAAGGACAgacctcctcccccccccccccccctccggcGGAGATCATGGCGGGTGATGATTGAATCGAATGTTGTTAGGGCCGAGTCGAGTTAGCATCGAGGCCAGAGAGACATTGGACCTGTTTCAGAGCGAACCTAAGTGGGATTAACGAGTCACGGACAGACCTCCTCCCCCCCGGCGGAGATCATGGCGGGTGATGATTGAATTGAATGTTGTTCGGGCCGAGTCGAGTTCGCATCGAGCCCAGAGAGACAACGGACCTGTTTCAGAGCGAACCTAAGAATTATATGACCAAACGGCGTTGTTTTCTTCAGTGCATCCAAACTGGTAATATGATCTTAGTTGGGCATTCTCCATATGCCTTAATAGGTATATGGAGGTAAAATTTAGTAGCATCATGTCAGACGTGAAATCGAGATATGAATGAAATAAATCGAACATTTCACTGCAATCAATTAAACAAAGTAGGAcaccaaaaaaattaaaatgcaaAACCCTACAACAGTGACGATCTGACAGAGATTAACTAATAATCATTGAAAAAAAATGGAAGAAATTAAGGAAATCAAAAGCAGTGATATGAATAGAAACCAAATTTTACATGCAAACATATGATACGAGACAGTTCAGAATTCTATCAAGGATATGGCATATTGTGACGATGTACTTGGGTTAAAAAAGAAGACAAGAAAAAGCAATAGACATAGATAAAAAGGGAGACAACAAAatggaaatctctctctctctctcatgaccTCAAAGCACATGGATGTATAGGCCGGAGTTCCGCCGAAAAAGCAAGCAATTGGGAAACCTTGTGAGAGACTTGTTAGCACTTATTTTCTTGCAAGCGATTCGGACTTGTGTTCGCTGCCAGTTGTGACAACATAACCAGCACCAACCTGATGGTTCAAGACAATGGAACAACCAGAGGAAATCAAACAAACAAGTCAGTAATAACATTATGTGATGCTAATAGTTATAGCAGTGTAAGGTACAGATTATTCAGGAACACAGCTTGCAGAAAACATGCAAGCTTGACAAATTTTAGGCAGCAGGGGGAAGTGGAGGACTTTTAATTTCCAGAACAAACTTAGAGACATCTACTTGCGATCACTGAAAGCAATTCATACTCATTCTGTTCAGCTGGAAGTATCATATAGAACATTACACGCAAGGTGCAAATTATCAAAGCAATACTCTAGTTTGATACCAGATCCCAAGAAAACTGGGTTTCTTTGTCTGCTcataggtttaatatgaacatttCAAATACCAACTTGATCGGTTGCTGGTAGCGAAGAACACTCAAAAGTGTGCTTGTAGTTGGAAGCTGAAGAGTTGGTCTCTATAGTTGGTTAAGAATTGTGTCTCTAAATGCACAGAATAATCTCGGCACAATTTTGAGTCTTTTTGGGCATCCCAACACTGTTCTTAGTTTACCGGCAAACGATGGGAGCTTGTGTCTAGAAAGAAAAATGACTAAAAAAAGGGTGGACCAGCAGTGCACAGGGAATGCAGGATTGGAGAAGGTAAATGTACTCATCCTAAAGAAATTCACTGTGAAAAGGTGGGGTCTTCCTTTTCTTGGAAACATCAGGATTGCCTGTGATGGAAGACGATTATAGCTTCCAACCCTTTCAACTTCCCCTCTCCAAATCTCTTCAAATAGAAAAAGCAATCCTCAGTTTGATATTTCAAATGGACAAAATCATCCAAGCAAGTCCACTCATGAAGGGTGAGATGTGTAATGTAACAGTACTTACGCAAGTAAAACCATGAATGCAGGTATAGGTGCAATTTTGATTAGATTCTATAGTTGTATGAGAACACGATGGTCCTTATAAGGCTGCACAAGGCAGCTGTTCAACAATGGGTCAGGTAGGTGCTTGTGTTGCTACAGAGAGCTGAAGGTGAAAACTCAAATATGATGATATAATTCTTAGTGGCATAATAATAGCCCAAGACTCAGGGCGACAGGAAATGATAGTACTCATTAAAAAAGAGATTAAAAATTAAGTCAATGTGAAGATTGTAATAAGTTGGTCTTACGATTCTAACCACTAAAGAAAGTGGAGATCATTGGTAATTTGAATTCTATTTTAGATCACTTGCATCTGGTGTGAAAAATGGGATAAAGAGATCAAAGCTCCTATTAGATCTGAACTTAGGTTAAtcataatcataaataaaaagccATTAAGGACTACAAGACTCATCTGGGCAACTCATATATGATGTTCGATGTGGATTCCTTCCTTGGGAGTTCTTTCTGATTCTAAGACCACCACTAGTGAACTTGTCTAATCCTTGTGGGCACAAGTTCAAAAATTCAAAACTATAAGCTGTAGGCCTGTGAAGTATTGCAAATGGGTTGTTCCATTAATGAGTTGCACATACACATGTAACTTGCTTCCTCGCATGTCTGTACGGTTCACAAAGTGGTTAGGCTCATTAATAAGAGACGGTTAGGACTGATTTGTACCTGTAATTACAGAAGCTCTATTGTATATTTTGGCATTATAGACATGCAGTTCCTTTATCCAAGATAACTTAATATTTATCACGCATAAATTGTTCAGTGAGGTGATCAGAGTGAGATTTCCTGCAGAGATTCTTGTTACAAGTGTTGGAGGTTCCACATGCAGTACTTAGGCTTTAAATTTTACGTAAATGTTATGTCAGAGGTTATAATTCTTGTACCCACAATAGAAATATTCTCAAACTCTCCCCATGGACTTAGACTATTGAGACAAAACAACATATCTCTATCTTCCTGTATGACTTGCACTTCATTGTAATGTATTCAGGAAGAGATCTTTGTAGTAATCCTTTTTTTTCTCATTCACAAATAGTAAGTTAGAGAaacagagaaggaaaaaaaaatagtgcACCTGACAGTCCTTTAGAACAATTCGCTCTTGAAGCTGCACATTACTGCATACAACAGAACCTTGAATAGAACAACCATCTTCAATAGTGACATGATTCATCACAATAGAATTGACAATCTGCAGTCCCAAACACAAATCATtaatatcataaattgaagtaatgTCTTCCCGCAGCATATACATGTTTTTCATATATGGCTGCAAGAATTACACTTTTGATAATAACACATCAGAATTGGCTTGAGATCAGGTTTACTGCAGTGTCTATGTACCTTGACATTTGAACCAATCCTGCAGTGGCGACCAATGACAGATCGTTTCACGCTACATTTATCACCTAATTTTGAGCCTTCTGCGAGCATGCATTGTGGACCAACCTATATCACTAAGTTACATGAGTCATGTGGATAATAAAAAACAACACATGATTTTACAAAGTACAACAAAATATCAAGTACCAAAATGCATTGAAAATAAAATGTAGTCCAACAGAGAAAACTCAGTACAGAACATAACTCCAATGAACTTCAGTTAGAAAGTAAAGATTGCAAGGGCAGTAATACATGAAAAGATAAAAGCAAAATTGATTTTTGAAGTGGCAACAAGTTAACAATTCAGCCCTATTGGTTAAACAAGGTAACTTCTGGGGTTTTATATATGGACTGTTGTCTATTATATCATTAATCATGCATAAGAAAGTGACTCGATGATCACCTATGCCATACCAGAAGTATTATGCCATTTAGCGTACCTTTCTAATAAAATGCATGCATGAAAAATCAAATATATACTATACGCACCATAGGTAGAACAAAATGATACTAAGAATGTGCAATGGCTCACCGTAGTTTTAGATCCCAGCTCAGCAGATGGATGAATGATGTTGTTTTGTGCAGAGAAAGAATACCCAGAAAGGTGACTAGCCTCTCCTACCACCTATTTGCCATATGAAAATTTATTAGCTGTTACAGTACAAAGTTACTCAGCTGCAACGTCATGATTGTATTCTAGGTTTTTAGATTCTTACATCACGATTAATGTCACTATATGCCTGAATAGAGTTTAAACGAGCACAATACTTGCTTTCACTGGCGATATAAGCACAGCATTTATGGGTTCTTCGAGCATCAGGTAGCGGCTTAAGACTAAAAGCATGGGGCTCCTGGAAAGCAGAAGGAGCAATTTCTCGGTGTTGAGACAACCATCTCAGCTCATTTTGTGAAGATATATTATCCATCCCCAATTCAGATTTAATACCTCCATTATCTGATACTTCTGAATTCTGATGACAATGATGAAATTGTAATGTTAGCTAATGgtagcaaaaataaaaaattactaagAAGTACAGATATTACTTAGCATACCAGCTGGGTTCTGATCAGATATGGTAGAATATCCTGTCTAATGCTATGAAATTTATCCTT of the Musa acuminata AAA Group cultivar baxijiao chromosome BXJ3-2, Cavendish_Baxijiao_AAA, whole genome shotgun sequence genome contains:
- the LOC103970269 gene encoding uncharacterized protein LOC103970269; translation: MARMDFEVVVLAGGTSRDLNPLVSQEVPKALLPVANRPVLSYVLELLEASNLKDLIVVVEGEDAALRVGGWISGAYVDRLHVEVAAVPEGVGTAGALRAVASYLTANDVLIVSGDLVTDVPPGAVAATHRRHSAVVTALLCPAPVSGPSDTGTSGGKEKAKKPVRCNIVGLDPTRQYLLHLATGAEVEKDIRVQKSLLRAVGQIEIRADLMDAHMYAFKRSVLQDILDQKDKFHSIRQDILPYLIRTQLNSEVSDNGGIKSELGMDNISSQNELRWLSQHREIAPSAFQEPHAFSLKPLPDARRTHKCCAYIASESKYCARLNSIQAYSDINRDVVGEASHLSGYSFSAQNNIIHPSAELGSKTTVGPQCMLAEGSKLGDKCSVKRSVIGRHCRIGSNVKIVNSIVMNHVTIEDGCSIQGSVVCSNVQLQERIVLKDCQVGAGYVVTTGSEHKSESLARK